One Malassezia restricta chromosome III, complete sequence DNA segment encodes these proteins:
- a CDS encoding DNA damage-binding protein 1 produces the protein MYWLCPSHAPSAAVAGRIVYGWWDHEALLCVAYHSQLTFYALVGAAPFSRVAEVPLRARILAVEVSHGQADVLYVLTDHPHPRLVAFRPGDAYGVRTVRVWPLDQPLRPASDIGVTLALEKAHGRSSGRWVLTHTHTGYVHLAKLGTDIAFHARLTHATLVHATFLERTSAHAPVMLACLSISSSLYTKDTPVLTFHTIHTSRRALEQVPWAPMSSKPHDRKVPRLDVPGTWHVPVRDRDVMSAHYVLAMPAAAGGGVLLFCSHAIYLVPRPQPPRPSPPLSSALRRVDLDRPVYVMSATYLPMHHDRVRVLFGTEDGRVKLLQVVRRTSWDQADLHVMDLGMAPVATAPQGVSSLAEDYVFLASNTGDSLVWHVQDDVKEVYRWPSLAPIIDFVKDDASFVDRVITASGAGPTASIRAVTRRARTRCLLSKPMVLLDVRALDPHTTLLVHPSHSAIVRDARLIGTLHEQIVHASQDLVVTESGMYTYDPKRTLWEAPAPVLACSRSDHLIVVGLATLALMVLSRLDDGRWTVVHTLHTHAPVSSLDIADVLVASFWDRSLCLYSVPDMKLLAHHTTSSLVCSALWHRFVPDGPAYLVLGCNDGHILVHDAHYTSIHSRRMGTHPVRLARVPLSALDSPMTGVVAFGRHAYFLYLKESVLCGSAWSVDHVTGLACTASTPTLELACATKHGLEVHVIDALDQIDIQTKAMPQPVTTLQSMDSHLVVTTCLAESESGTLRVLAPDTLEDVCALPLDARPTCACIAELHDSLYVVVGLAAGASDGKIAAYLWSDGKLHAAWSKHVGDHVCALTTVSGYVAAAIGHEVHTYAMEPHALTFRRPWDCAFVSSCLASQGSTLVVGDAMHSLTVLTVAEDGRLSESARDLHPYWTSAVCVLDEEQQRYLGTDVAMNLFVAERAKGTEPESPWSHVMRHAAACHVDDLVNAIHTLPGGRVMYATASGALGTLVHVPEPVARVLLCVQDAMIEVVPAPGDIPWESWRTSRTDTRTEPPHHILDADVLRFFVSDPSVRSPCLDKAGSLAQARDIPMAEMAKERILQTLHALLS, from the coding sequence ATGTACTGGCTGTGCCcatcgcatgcgcccagcgcggctgtggctggGCGCATCGTGTACGGGTGGTGGGACCACGAAGCGCTGCTATGCGTCGCGTACCACAGCCAGTTGACATTTTATGCGTTGgtgggcgcggcgccatTTTCGCGAGTGGCCGAGGTGCCGCTTCGTGCGCGCATTCTTGCCGTGGAAGTGTCGCACGGCCAGGCGGACGTGCTCTACGTCTTGACGGATCATCCGCACCCGCGGCTCGTGGCGTTTCGTCCTGGCGACGCGTATGGCGTGCGAACGGTGCGAGTGTGGCCACTGGACCAGCCACTTCGACCCGCGTCTGACATAGGCGTGACGCTGGCCTTGGAGAAGGCGCATGGACGCTCGTCTGGCCGTTGGGTCCTGacgcacacacacacggGCTATGTGCATCTTGCGAAGCTCGGCACAGACATCGCCTTTCACGCCCGGCTGACGCATGCGACGCTCGTCCATGCGACGTTTTTGGAGCGGACATCGGCCCATGCACCGGTGATGCTCGCATGCCTGAGTATTTCGTCGTCACTGTACACGAAGGATACGCCTGTGCTCACTTTTCACACGATTCATACgtcgcgccgtgcgctcgagcaggtgccATGGGCGCCGATGTCGTCCAAGCCGCATGACCGCAAGGTGCCTCGACTCGATGTGCCCGGTACATGGCATGTCCCTGTTCGAGATCGAGACGTGATGAGTGCACACTACGTACTCGCCATGCCAGCCGCGGCGGGCGGCGGTGTCCTGCTGTTTTGCAGTCATGCCATCTACCTCGTGCCTCGGCCCCAGCCTCCCCGGCCCAGCCCACCATTGTCATCCGCATTGCGTCGCGTCGACCTGGACCGGCCCGTGTATGTCATGTCGGCCACGTACCTGCCGATGCACCATGATCGGGTGCGTGTGTTATTCGGCACGGAAGACGGCCGCGTCAAGCTTCTGCAGGTGGTGCGGCGCACTTCTTGGGATCAGGCAGACTTGCATGTCATGGATCTCGGCATGGCGCCCGTCGCCACAGCTCCGCAGGGCGTATCGTCCCTCGCTGAAGACTACGTGTTCCTCGCCAGCAACACGGGTGACTCACTCGTGTGGCACGTTCAGGATGATGTGAAGGAAGTATATCGGTGGCCGAGCCTGGCGCCTATTATCGATTTCGTCAAGGACGACGCGAGCTTCGTCGACCGCGTCATCACTGCGAGTGGCGCAGGACCTACAGCGAGTATCCGCGCTGTGACCCGCAGGGCGCGCACACGATGCCTACTATCGAAGCcgatggtgctgctggatgtACGCGCACTAGATCCTCATACCACCCTTCTCGTGCATCCATCGCACAGCGCTATTGTCCGCGATGCCCGCCTCATTGGCACGCTGCATGAGCAGATTGTGCATGCATCGCAAGATCTTGTGGTGACCGAGTCAGGCATGTACACGTACGACCCCAAGCGCACGCTCTGGGAAGCACCTGCTCCGGTGCTGGCATGCTCTCGGAGCGACCACCTCATCGTCGTGGGCCTCGCTACCTTGGCGCTCATGGTGCTATCTCGCTTGGATGATGGTCGCTGGACGGTCGTGCATACCCTACATACCCACGCGCCCGTCTCGAGCCTGGACATCGCCGACGTCCTTGTCGCTAGCTTCTGGGATCGATCTCTCTGCCTGTATTCTGTGCCTGACATGAAGCTGCTAGCTCATCACACCACATCTTCCCTCGTCTGCTCGGCGCTGTGGCACCGATTTGTGCCAGATGGACCTGCGTATCTCGTGCTGGGCTGCAACGACGGGCATATcctcgtgcacgatgcTCACTATACCTCGATACACTCGCGCCGTATGGGCACGCATCCTgtgcgtctcgcgcgcgtcCCTCTTTCTGCGCTAGACTCGCCCATGACAGGCGTCGTGGCTTTTGGCCGGCATGCCTACTTTTTATATCTCAAAGAGTCCGTCTTGTGCGGCAGTGCGTGGTCTGTCGACCACGTCACCGGCCTAgcatgcacggcatccACACCCACGCTAGAGCTGGCGTGCGCTACAAAGCACGGCCTCGAGGTGCATGTCATTGATGCTCTTGATCAAATCGATATCCAGACCAAGGCCATGCCTCAACCCGTCACCACGCTTCAGTCCATGGACTCGCACCTCGTGgtgacgacgtgcctggcAGAGTCAGAGAGCGGTACGCTGCGCGTTCTCGCTCCAGACACGCTGGAAGATGTGTGCGCGCTTCCACTCGACGCGAGAccgacgtgcgcctgcatcgccgagctgcacgacTCTCTGTATGTGGTGGTGGGCCTGGCTGCAGGCGCCTCCGACGGCAAGATCGCCGCGTACCTCTGGTCGGATGGAAAGCTACACGCTGCCTGGTCGAAGCATGTGGGAGATCATGTGTGTGCCCTAACTACCGTGTCGGGCTACGTTGCGGCGGCCATCGGGCACGAGGTCCACACCTATGCCATGGAGCCGCACGCATTGACATTTCGGCGTCCGTGGGACTGTGCCTTTGTGTCCTCCTGCCTTGCATCACAAGGCTCGACACTCGTGGTTGGAGACGCGATGCACTCTCTCACTGTGCTCACGGTCGCCGAGGACGGCCGCCTATCTGAATCAGCACGCGATTTGCATCCGTACTGGACATCGGCCGTATGCGTTTtggacgaggagcagcagcggTATCTGGGCACGGATGTGGCCATGAATCTGTTTGTCGCAGAGCGTGCCAAGGGTACAGAGCCGGAGAGTCCGTGGAGTCATGTTatgcgccatgcagccgcatgccatgtcgatgACCTGGTAAATGCCATACACACGCTCCCAGGCGGTCGCGTGATGTATGCCACGGCCTCGGGCGCGCTTGGCACGTTGGTCCATGTACCTGAGCCGGTGGCGCGTGTGCTTTTGTGTGTGCAGGATGCTATGATCGAAGTCGTACCTGCCCCGGGCGATATCCCCTGGGAGTCGTGGCGCACATCTCGCACAGACACTCGAACCGAGCCACCGCACCATATCCTCGATGCTGACGTTTTGCGCTTTTTCGTATCGGATCCGAGCGTGCGCTCTCCGTGCCTGGATAAGGCAGGCTCGCTAGCTCAGGCTCGAGACATTCCCATGGCCGAGATGGCAAAAGAGCGCATTTTGCAAACGCTTCATGCTTTGCTATCTTGA
- a CDS encoding voltage-dependent anion channel protein 2 gives MSIPVPPSWKDLGKAASDILGKDYPIHGSTLEVKTRTPSGVTFRVLGLHDNKSSNISGDLEASWQDRKKGLAFTQAWSTANVLRNHIESENHLAKGLKLEVISTLVPEKQAKNALVALTYRTPGLHTRQFLDVFKGPLATADAVVGRDGFLFGAEAAYNAKDKKLARYNLAAGYHAPEYAITLHALGNLSTYSASYYHRVNQDIEASARATYDSKASSNVNLEVGTKTYLDNAAFIKAKINNSGILALGYAQALRPGIKATFGLALDTIKLSSGSTDASAHKLGAALTFEA, from the coding sequence ATGTCGATCCCTGTGCCACCTAGCTGGAAGGACCTTGGTAAGGCCGCCTCTGACATTCTTGGTAAGGACTACCCGATCCACGGCTCGACCCTTGAGGTTAAGACTCGCACGCCATCGGGCGTGACGTTCCGTGTGCTGGGTCTCCACGACAACAAGTCTTCGAACATCAGTGGTGACCTCGAGGCTAGCTGGCAGGACCGCAAGAAGGGTCTTGCTTTCACGCAGGCCTGGTCGACGGCCAACGTGCTCCGCAACCACATCGAGTCGGAGAACCACCTCGCCAAGGGTCTTAAGCTCGAGGTGATCTCGACGCTGGTGCCTGAGAAGCAGGCCAAGAACGCTCTCGTTGCCCTCACCTACCGCACTCCTGGTCTGCACACTCGTCAGTTCCTTGACGTGTTCAAGGGTCCTCTTGCTACGGCTGACGCTGTGGTGGGCCGTGACGGTTTCCTCTTTGGTGCTGAGGCCGCCTACAACGCCAAGGACAAGAAGCTCGCTCGCTACAACCTGGCTGCTGGCTACCATGCGCCTGAGTACGCCATCACGCTGCACGCCCTCGGCAACCTCTCTACGTACAGCGCCTCGTACTACCACCGTGTGAACCAGGACATTGAGGCCAGCGCTCGCGCTACGTACGACTCGAAGGCATCGAGTAACGTGAACCTGGAGGTCGGCACGAAGACCTACCTTGACAACGCTGCCTTCATCAAGGCCAAGATTAACAACTCGGGTATCCTTGCTCTTGGCTACGCCCAGGCTCTCCGCCCCGGTATCAAGGCCACCTTTGGTCTTGCCCTCGACACGATCAAGCTCTCGAGTGGCTCGACGGACGCCAGCGCTCACAAGCTCGGTGCCGCTCTTACGTTCGAGGCCTAA
- a CDS encoding mRNA stabilization protein, with the protein MLPHQQNKIDISSLTEEEQKVFRLYGKLPTRKDLLANKLKERKYFDSGDYALSKAGRAPKQSVGTTIPNPEMVPHATNPVQIPGAPLYGTPNAPGSPGATYMPAPTSPSGSRSSFPMATGVMAGSPIRESTAPFGHERAPEASNDVMLE; encoded by the exons ATGCTCCCACACCAGCAGAATAAGATAGATATCTCG TCTTTGACAGAAGAAGAGCAAAAGGTATTTCGACTATATGGAAAGCTTCCTACTCGCAAAGACTTGCTAGCAAACAAGCTCAAAGAGCGAAAATACTTTGACTCTGGAGACTATGCTCTGTCAAAGGCTGGTCGCGCTCCCAAGCAATCAGTTGGCACCACGATCCCTAACCCTGAGATGGTGCCCCATGCAACAAACCCTGTACAGATTCCAGGCGCACCTCTTTATGGCACACCAAATGCTCCTGGCAGCCCAGGGGCTACTTATATGCCCGCTCCAACGAGTCCTTCCGGCTCGCGTTCTTCGTTTCCTATGGCCACAGGTGTAATGGCTGGTAGCCCTATTCGTGAGTCGACTGCTCCATTTGGTCACGAGCGAGCTCCTGAGGCCTCGAATGATGTGATGCTTGAATAA
- a CDS encoding subunit 21 of mediator complex: MHSVPLFIIQRFTALECFLSTSTSIHVTSVIEMTFHVARPDRASPGRQQAVHVLHTVKHASTMSAITELEDSLDMLLKVMASAIAYLSRKAAHTQVNPTVPLTTLGNTDAPSFEALQGTRAELVQDIVSQAQDVQLRISHLPTTMLSEDEHACEIRALETELQEANREYIQSLDEARALSSKLDALLDRLTEERHAARELLSHDV, from the exons ATGCATTCTGTACCCCTCTTCATCATCCAGCGATTTACGGCGCTCGAATGCTTTCTttcgacgtcgacgtccaTACATGTAACATCCGTCATAGAGATGACTTTCCACGTGGCAAGGCCTGATCGCGCTTCGCCTGGGAGGCAGCAAGCCGTACATGTCCTCCACACTGTCAAACACGCCAGCACCATGAGTGCGATTACTGAGCTAGAAGATTCCCTGGATATGCTGCTGAAAGTGATGGCATCCGCCATTGCTTACCTATCCCGAAAAGCTGCACACACACAAGTGAATCCCACCGTGCCTTTGACGACGCTCGGAAACACTGATGCGCCTTCTTTCGAAGCTCTGCAAGGCACGCGTGCCGAACTTGTGCAAGACATTGTGTCACAGGCACAAGACGTGCAGCTCCGTATTTCTCATCTTCCCACAACCATGCTTTCTGAAGACGAGCAC GCATGCGAGATCCGCGCACTCGAGACCGAGCTGCAGGAAGCAAATCGCGAATATATTCAGTCGCTTGATGAAGCTC GAGCACTATCTTCGAAGCTAGATGCCCTACTTGACCGCCTCACCGAGgagcgccatgcggcgcgagaGCTTCTCAGTCATGATGTCTGA